A single region of the Oxyura jamaicensis isolate SHBP4307 breed ruddy duck chromosome 6, BPBGC_Ojam_1.0, whole genome shotgun sequence genome encodes:
- the CHST15 gene encoding carbohydrate sulfotransferase 15: MKHCINCCIHLLPNDLHRQCFRCRGPSHNNQKCPVCKGENKNHLYTDSKQMKLLAVLEVRTDHSESWNGFFCLKKGKICSLIFGLIIMTLVMASYVLTGAKHGLLLIPSPFHYGAFTSNPSLMDNESLSDMKDHYQSSKINISYVKDYPSIKLIIDTITSKIEFITRQRPDLEELRKQEPHMFSVIPNKFLPNSKNPCWYEEYRGNTTTDPYTTNSYALYSKRFRTIFDYLRKVFWNHLYHYKDKHYRLRCLPHFYIIGQPKCGTTDLYDRLRLHPDVRFSAIKEPHWWTRKRFGIIRLRDGFHDRYPVEDYLDLFDLAAHQIQGVLQSEAAKEHSKTNNIIIGEASASTMWDNNAWIFFYDNSTEGEPPFLIQDFIHAFQPNAKLIIMLRDPVERLYSDYLYFASANKSAEDFHEKVAESLQLFENCMLDYSLRACVYNNTLNNAMPVRLQVGLYVVYLLDWLTVFDKDQILVLRLEDHASNVKYTMHMVFQFLDLGPLSEKQEALITKSPASNTRRPEDRSLGPMLPTTKAILRDFYRPFNTKLAQVLFDDAFLWKRT; this comes from the exons ATGAAGCATTGCATTAATTGTTGCATACATTTATTACCAAATGACTTGCACAGACAGTGTTTCAGATGCCGTGGACCTAGCCATAATAACCAGAAGTGTCCCGtttgcaaaggagaaaataaaaaccatttgTACACTGATAGCAAGCAGATGAAGTTGCTTGCAGTTTTGGAAGTAAGGACTGATCACAGTGAAAGCTGGAATGGATTTTTCTGCTTGAAGAAGGGGAAGATATGCAGCTTAATATTTGGGTTGATTATAATGACTCTAGTGATGGCATCCTATGTACTGACTGGAGCCAAACATGGCCTGTTGTTAATACCGTCTCCCTTCCATTACGGAGCTTTTACTAGCAATCCAAGCTTAATGGACAATGAAAGCCTTAGTGACATGAAGGACCATTACCAGTCttctaaaattaatatttcatatgtaAAGGATTATCCAagcattaaattaattattgacACTATTACTTCAAAGATAGAGTTTATAACAAGACAGCGCCCTGATTTAGAAGAGCTGAGGAAACAAGAGCCACAT ATGTTTTCAGTAATTCCTAATAAATTCCTTCCAAATAGCAAGAACCCTTGTTGGTATGAAGAGTACAGAGGAAACACAACCACAGATCCTTATACAACGAACTCCTATGCACTGTATTCAAAGCGTTTTCGAACCATATTTGATTACCTCAGGAAGGTATTTTGGAACCACTTGTACCATTACAAGGACAAGCACTACCGGCTGCGCTGCCTCCCCCACTTCTACATCATCGGCCAGCCCAAGTGTGGGACAACGGACTTGTATGATAGGCTCAGGCTGCACCCCGACGTTCGGTTCTCAGCAATCAAAGAGCCACATTGGTGGACAAGAAAGCGATTTG gAATCATTCGTCTGAGGGATGGATTTCATGACCGCTACCCAGTGGAAGATTATCTTGATCTGTTTGACTTAGCAGCACATCAAATTCAGGGCGTACTGCAGAGTGAAGCAGCAAAAGAGCACAGCAAGACGAATAACATCATAATTG gGGAGGCCAGTGCCTCGACGATGTGGGACAACAACgcatggattttcttttatgacaACAGTACTGAAGGAGAACCTCCTTTCTTAATCCAAGATTTTATCCATGCCTTCCAGCCGAATGCCAAACTCATCATCATGCTGAGAGATCCTGTTGAAAG ATTGTACTCTGATTATCTGTACTTTGCAAGTGCTAATAAATCTGCAGAAGATTTTCATGAGAAAGTGGCGGAATCACTGCAGCTGTTTGAGAACTGCATGCTGGATTACTCACTGAGAGCCTGCGTCTACAACAACACCCTTAACAATGCCATGCCC GTAAGGTTGCAGGTTGGGCTTTATGTTGTCTATCTTTTGGACTGGCTGACAGTTTTTGACAAAGATCAGATACTTGTTCTTCGCTTAGAGGATCATGCATCAAATGTGAAATACACTATGCACATGGTGTTCCAGTTTCTGGATCTCG GACCTCTAAGTGAGAAACAAGAAGCTCTGATTACAAAGAGTCCTGCATCAAACACTAGACGacctgaagacagaagcctggGACCTATGCTACCAACAACAAAGGCAATTTTAAGAGATTTCTACAGGCCTTTTAATACAAAACTGGCACAAGTTCTTTTTGATGATGCTTTTTTATGGAAAAGGACATAA